The Mycolicibacterium mageritense genome contains a region encoding:
- a CDS encoding sugar phosphate isomerase/epimerase family protein: MRPAIKVGLSTASVYPLRTEAAFEYAARLGYDGVELMVWAESVSQDIEAVARLSERYGMPVLSVHAPCLLISQRVWGANPIPKLERSVRAAEQLGAQTVVVHPPFRWQRRYADGFTDQVAELEANSDVLVAVENMFPFRADRFFGAGQTSIQRMRKRGGSPGRGISAFAPSYDPLDGNHAHYTLDLSHTATAGTDAVEMARRMGDGLAHLHLCDGKGASTDEHLVPGRGTQPTVEVCQMLAAGNFSGHVVLEVTTSAARTAAEREALLTESLQFARKHLLR, from the coding sequence GTGCGTCCAGCCATCAAGGTCGGCCTGTCCACGGCTTCGGTGTACCCGTTACGCACCGAGGCGGCGTTCGAATACGCGGCCCGGCTGGGATACGACGGCGTCGAGCTCATGGTGTGGGCCGAATCGGTCAGCCAGGACATCGAAGCTGTGGCGCGCCTGTCCGAGCGCTACGGCATGCCCGTGTTGTCGGTGCACGCGCCGTGCCTGTTGATCTCGCAGCGCGTGTGGGGCGCCAACCCGATTCCGAAGCTCGAGCGCAGTGTGCGCGCGGCCGAGCAGTTGGGCGCACAGACCGTCGTGGTGCACCCGCCGTTCCGGTGGCAGCGGCGCTATGCCGACGGATTCACCGACCAGGTCGCCGAACTCGAGGCGAACAGTGACGTGCTGGTCGCCGTGGAGAACATGTTCCCGTTCCGCGCCGACCGGTTCTTCGGCGCCGGGCAGACCTCGATCCAGCGCATGCGCAAGCGGGGCGGCAGTCCCGGGCGCGGCATCTCGGCGTTCGCGCCCTCGTACGACCCGTTGGACGGCAACCACGCGCACTACACGCTCGATCTGAGCCACACCGCCACGGCGGGCACCGATGCCGTGGAGATGGCGCGCCGCATGGGCGACGGCCTTGCGCACCTGCACCTGTGCGACGGCAAGGGCGCGTCCACCGACGAACATCTGGTGCCGGGGCGCGGCACGCAACCGACCGTCGAGGTGTGCCAGATGCTGGCGGCAGGCAACTTCTCCGGGCACGTGGTGCTTGAGGTCACCACGTCGGCGGCGCGCACCGCGGCCGAGCGCGAGGCCCTGCTGACCGAGTCGTTGCAGTTCGCCCGCAAGCATTTGTTGCGCTGA
- a CDS encoding thioesterase family protein encodes MPGSTLFTDAMALTAAGAGVYDGELNEHWTIGPKVHGGAMLALCANAARTEFGGIAEPVAVSGNFLWAPDPGPMRLVTTVRKRGRRIGLVDVELVQGERCAVRASITLGEPEHHVPPLLSFNPVVPLMTPEPPPGLEPIGPGHPMEHIVHLAHGCDIRPALHTLGPRTDGGPPVFEYWVRPKGVAPDVLFALLCGDVSAPVTFAVERAGWAPTVQLTAFLRALPADGWLRVMCTAVQIGQDWFDEDHVVVDCEGRIVVQSRQLAMVPAAGS; translated from the coding sequence ATGCCCGGCTCGACCCTGTTCACCGATGCCATGGCGCTGACCGCGGCGGGCGCCGGCGTCTACGACGGCGAGCTCAACGAGCACTGGACGATCGGCCCCAAGGTGCACGGCGGAGCCATGCTCGCGCTGTGCGCCAACGCCGCCAGGACCGAGTTCGGCGGCATCGCCGAGCCCGTCGCGGTGTCGGGGAATTTCCTCTGGGCACCCGATCCAGGGCCCATGCGGCTCGTGACCACGGTGCGCAAGCGCGGCCGCCGGATCGGCCTGGTGGACGTCGAGCTGGTCCAGGGCGAGCGGTGTGCTGTCCGGGCGTCCATCACGCTCGGTGAGCCCGAGCACCATGTGCCGCCGCTGCTGTCGTTCAACCCGGTCGTGCCTTTGATGACACCCGAGCCGCCGCCGGGTCTGGAACCGATCGGGCCGGGGCATCCGATGGAGCACATCGTGCACCTGGCGCACGGCTGCGACATCCGGCCCGCGCTGCACACGCTCGGACCCCGCACCGACGGCGGTCCGCCGGTTTTCGAGTATTGGGTCCGGCCCAAGGGCGTGGCGCCCGACGTCCTGTTCGCGCTCCTGTGCGGCGACGTGTCGGCTCCGGTGACATTCGCCGTCGAGCGTGCGGGTTGGGCGCCCACGGTCCAGCTGACGGCGTTTCTGCGGGCGCTGCCTGCCGATGGGTGGCTGCGCGTCATGTGCACCGCGGTCCAGATCGGCCAGGACTGGTTCGACGAAGACCATGTCGTGGTGGACTGCGAGGGCCGCATCGTCGTGCAGTCCCGGCAACTGGCGATGGTGCCCGCGGCGGGTTCGTAA
- the proC gene encoding pyrroline-5-carboxylate reductase, translating to MSRIAIIGGGAMGEALLSGLLRAGRQVKDMVVAEKYPDRAKYLSEKYSVFVTSVSDAVENAAYVIVAVKPTDVEGVVDEVAEAATHAETDTAEQVFVTIAAGVSTAYYEAKLPAGAPVIRVMPNAPIVVGGGVSALAPGRFATPEQLKEVSAIFDSVGGVLTVAESQLDAVTAVSGSGPAYFFLMVEALVDAGVASGLSRAVATDLVVQTMAGSAAMLLERLDQVDAAGGAAMDTTAAQLRATVTSPAGTTAAGLRELERGGLRSAVANAVEAAKTRSEQLGITSE from the coding sequence ATGTCGAGAATCGCGATCATCGGCGGCGGCGCCATGGGAGAAGCACTGCTGTCCGGGCTGTTACGGGCGGGCAGGCAGGTCAAGGACATGGTGGTCGCCGAGAAGTATCCCGACCGGGCCAAGTACCTCTCGGAGAAGTACTCGGTGTTCGTCACCTCGGTCTCCGATGCCGTCGAGAACGCCGCCTATGTGATCGTCGCGGTCAAGCCCACCGACGTGGAGGGCGTCGTCGACGAGGTGGCCGAGGCCGCCACGCACGCCGAGACCGACACCGCCGAACAGGTCTTCGTGACCATCGCGGCCGGGGTCAGCACGGCTTACTACGAGGCCAAGCTCCCTGCCGGGGCGCCCGTGATCCGGGTCATGCCGAACGCGCCGATCGTGGTCGGCGGTGGCGTCAGCGCGCTGGCCCCGGGCCGGTTCGCGACGCCCGAGCAGCTCAAGGAGGTCTCGGCGATCTTCGACTCGGTCGGCGGGGTGCTCACGGTCGCCGAGTCGCAGCTGGACGCGGTTACGGCGGTGTCGGGATCGGGCCCGGCGTACTTCTTCCTGATGGTCGAGGCTCTGGTCGACGCAGGCGTGGCGTCGGGGCTCTCGCGGGCCGTCGCGACCGATCTGGTGGTCCAGACCATGGCCGGCTCGGCGGCGATGTTGCTGGAGCGGCTCGACCAGGTGGACGCCGCCGGCGGGGCCGCGATGGACACCACGGCCGCACAGTTGCGCGCGACGGTGACCTCTCCGGCCGGCACGACCGCCGCTGGGCTGCGGGAACTCGAGCGAGGGGGACTGCGGTCCGCGGTCGCAAACGCCGTGGAAGCCGCGAAAACGCGCTCTGAGCAGCTAGGAATTACATCAGAGTAA